In Porites lutea chromosome 7, jaPorLute2.1, whole genome shotgun sequence, a single window of DNA contains:
- the LOC140944098 gene encoding uncharacterized protein, protein MDPAQTSHSKEKPCQENANKTKPRSCVDHLKNGADKCGYYKIYDAAGNGFTVFCDMETEPGAAWTLVTSWNFKNKLFRNFRITPLSINDPVNENSPNWFLYRLTVDRMKSLRHVSTHWRATCSYDKYGINNYKDYVRGKFAEADIFAFLGAGVCLKTELVNIRGHIGIHKTAKFWQVAATYTPHIDSSTKGCQFDPTVGAVSSEDNFGFYHNTNPKFTCTMNGDSTTQWWFGAYK, encoded by the exons atggaccCAGCACAAACTTCCCACAGCAAG GAAAAACCGTGCCAAGAAAACGCAAACAAGACCAAACCTCGATCTTGCGTAGACCATCTAAAGAATGGTGCAGACAAGTGCGGCTACTACAAGATTTACGATGCTGCAGGGAATGGATTCACCGTGTTCTGTGACATGGAAACAGAACCTGGGGCGGCCTGGACACTTGTCACGTCTTGGAACTTCAAAAACAAGCTATTCCGGAACTTTAG GATAACTCCCTTGTCAATCAACGATCCTGTGAACGAAAACTCCCCTAACTGGTTCCTTTACCGGCTGACAGTGGACAGAATGAAGTCACTGAGGCACGTATCCACCCACTGGCGAGCTACCTGCAGTTATGACAAGTACGGCATCAACAACTACAAAGATTACGTCCGTGGAAAGTTTGCGGAGGCCGACATCTTTGCCTTCCTTGGTGCTGGTGTTTGCCTTAAGACCGAGCTTGTCAACATTCGTGGTCATATTGGAATTCACAAGACTGCCAAGTTCTGGCAGGTTGCTGCTACTTACACTCCTCATATCGACAGTTCTACAAAAGGTTGCCAGTTTGATCCCACCGTCGGCGCAGTTAGCAGCGAGGATAACTTTGGGTTTTACCACAATACAAACCCCAAGTTTACTTGTACAATGAATGGTGACTCTACCACTCAGTGGTGGTTCGGTGCCTATAAGTAA